TGTAGAAGGATCAGGAGAGATCAATGGCACAGGCTCAATTTGGTGGCAAAATAATGACCCAACAAACGATGATAACTATGTTGATACTGTATGTTTTAATTTCAATTAAGTATATTTCACtaattacggagtaattaatcaattaatctcAAACGTTTACTAATGCTTAATTGTATTTACAGGCCATGGGAGATTTGTGTGTCGAACCCAAGGCTTTATGTTTGGCAAATTGCAATGGTCTTGAATTAAAAGGACTAACTCATGTAGACAGTCCCAAATGTCATATATCAATTAGTGGTTGTAATAATTCAATTATCTCTAATCTTCATATTTTGGCTCCTGAAAACAGCCCCAATACTGATGGTATTGATATTGTTTCTTCATCTCATCTTCATATAAGTGATTCCATTATCCAAACAGGTAATTAACTTTTTCTAACTTGATCAATCATTTTTATATGATCTCATACAACATACTcattatatatttataacttTAACTAATTTTGCTAATATACatattgaactttgtttataattaattaggtgatgattgtATAGCAATAGGATCAGAGACATCATGGATTAACATAACCGGGATCACTTGTGGACCAGGCCACGGTATAAGGTTTGTAAATCTTTATTACTCTAGCAATTACTTAGGTACATTAATATATAATTACCATATGGATTATAAACACGACATGTCTTGTCGTACAGCATTGGAAGTTTGGGAAAGGACGGCGAAATTGCTAGAGTAGAAGAAATTCATGTAAGAAATTGCACTTTTAATGGAAGTTTAAACGGCGCGAGAATCAAGACATGGCAGGGAGGAAAGGGTTATGCAAGAAACATAATATTTGAAGAAATCCCTTTGATAGAGGTTGGAAACCCGATAATAATTGACCAATATTACTGCAATGGAGATCATACAAAATGTGCAACGTCAGCAGAGGTAACAAATTTAAATAGTGAGACTTAACAATTTACATATTTAACATTTaactataataaaataaattaataatgtttaatttgtttataattaataaaagaAATCGGCTGTGGCGGTAACGGGTGTAAGCTATAGAGGATTTCATGGAACATCAACAACAGCGGCAGCAATAAGTTTAAATTGCAGCAACACAGTTGCTTGCACAGGAATCGTGATGGAGTCCATCGATATTAAATCTTCAAATGGTTCAAATGATACTTTTGCCTTTTGCATTAATGCTCATGGAAAACAATCAGGTGTTTCACCTCAAGTTCCTTGCCTAACTCCATGAGTTCTCAAATTCCTCAGCTCGTtatttctagtttagcctaaaattttaaaaaaaaatcttcaatTGTTAGTACCAATTTTTAGAGATTAGGCTTAATCAAATGTGCCTTTgatctctttatttttgtattaagGTACCCGGTTAAATTTTATTGGCATCTTATCACCTGACTATTAAAAAGTTGGTAATGATAAGGGTGTTCAACCATAGTGCATTTATTTGGATTGTATCGTTTGACTTGAGAATCATACGGAGTACTTAAGTTTATTGCATAACAGCATGTACTGACTCATGATCTGCAATTGGCAAGTTATACCATTTAACTGGTCTGATATGGTTGTGCTACACATGATCGGATATGTATGAAATTAATTCGTATATACTTGCATTCAATAAGAAAAACCCCCAAAACAAAATGTAACAAAATTCAAATGTCCTGAACAAAATAATACTCCTATATACAGTTAGATGACACATACTCGAACCAAACCTTAACCATTATATTTCATTAGCTATCTTGGCCCTGAGAGCTGTACAGCTGACGGTCCAGACGAACACCCACTCCCGGTACCTGTCAAAGTGTACAAGTTTGGAGAAAACCCAGTACCTGTTAACGAAGATGTTGGAGGATGAGGAACAGGGCAAATTCCTTCAAGCATTTGGACAACTGTAGTCATAGGTGGTCTCATTGACATATCTTCTTGTATACACCATAATGCAACCTTGATCGCGGTTCCAACACTCTTTTCATTAGGCTCATATTCAAGGCTCGAATCCAGGATTTCCCTTAGATTTCCTTCCTCCATCATCTTCAAAGCATAGGCTGGAAAATGTGATTTTTCAGAAGGAAGTGAAGGATCATAGTTCTTCCTTCCTCCAATGATCTCAAGCAACACCAATCCATAGCTATAAACATCACTCTTCTCTGAAATTGCATAGTTTGTTATCCATTCGGGCGCAAGATACCCTCGTGTGCCTCGAAGAATGGTGAAGACATGGCTTTGTTCCCTTGTCATCAACTTAGCTAACCCGAAATCTGATACTTTCGCCACAAAGTGTTGATCAAGAAGAACATTCTCAGGCTTTATGTCACAATGAACAATCTTCACTTGACAATCCTCATGAAGATATGCTAGCCCTTTAGCAGTACCAACTGCAATATTGAACCTTTTTAACCAATCCAACACAAAATCATTATCTTGATTTCTCTTAAATATCCATTTGTCTAAAGAACCGTTTTCCATCAACTCATAAGCTAGAAGGCGGTGGCTCCCTTCTGTACAGAACCCCTTTAGTTTGACTAAATGTATGTGATGGATGCTGCCTATGGTGCTAACTTCAGCTCGGAACTCCTTTACTCCTTGACCAACCCCTTCAAGTTTCTTCACAGCAAATATAGTTCCATCAGGTAGTTTGCCTTGGTAAACTGACCCGAACCCGCCTTGTCCAAGTTTCAGAGAGAAATTGCTGGTTGCTTCCTGAAGAAACTTGTAGCTGTATCTAACTGGCATCCCTGACAGTGTCCCAAAGAAACTATCATCTTCTGAAGTTTCAACAAGAAGAGATTCAATCACTTTAGCTTTTCTCATCAGATATCTGTATCCTCCACAAACCACACCCACAACGATCATAGTCAGGAATACAATTGTAATGATTATACCCAAGTGCTTACTATGGTTTCGGCTACTTCCTTCTCCAACAACTGTATTCTTCGATACTTTAACATAGACGGAGTATTTGGAGGATGGATCAGAGATAAAACTTCCAATCCAGTCAAAGAGAAAGCAATGGTGCAATGTTTTATCAAAGATCAAACCAAGGCAAGTGCAATTAGAAGCACAAGAAGCCTGACAAACATCCAAATTAGTTTTCATGGATGGCTGAGTAAACTCAAGAGCAAAGTAACTGATCCCATCTCCAACATTAACTAAATCAAAACTCTCATCTGGATTTCCACATGGATGATCAGACATGGCAGCATTACAAGACCGAGAGTAGGCTAGACCTGAAGGACATCGGCACCTGTTACCGGAACAAGCAAGATACTTCCCACAAGCCTCGGGTGTTCCACATTGATCACTTGGTATTCTCAGTGGGGAATTTGAACCAACCCTTGATGGTCCATTTCCGAGGGTGTACAAGGCTAAAAATCCATCATTCCGAAGTACTGCAACCCAAGTCAGATTCCTAGCATTATGATTGGAGGAGAGAACAATTTGACATAACAAAACCTTGTTCTGATCATAAAACTTCCATGAATTTGACTCAATCCTAGCTGAATTAACAACCCCACCATCCTTGTTAATGATCTTTCTTCTCTCCTTTCTCATAGACCAATATGTCTGAGGTGTATTGTAACCAGAAGAAAGAATCATATCACCTGACTTGATGTCAAGCACATATGTTAAGTTACTCTTAGTAAGATCAGGAATACTTGAAAGTTGCATCCCTTGTACAAAATCCTGATTCGAAAGAAGGGTATTTGTAGGATACTTAAAACTCTCCCAAATTATGGTACTATTATCACTCCCAAACAACACCAAGTTCCCTGAATCCTGTAATTCAATTACAGAAACCGGTTTCCCACCAGTATCCGGTTTCCATACCGCCTTCCCTCTGCTTAAGAGGGACACACTACCATCAGCACCAAACACAAAATTATCAGAATTTGCAACCGGAGAAGCTGTATTAGCAGTCCACACAACAGTGGAGCTGTCGCGGTGAATGATCACCAATAAGAACAAGGTGGCATCTTTAGTGGGTTTGAATCCAAATGCAAATGCAGAATCATTTGACAAAAGAAACAATCCATTGTTATCAATATGACTCATTTCAGAGGCTTGAAACTCTGGAAGTATGATGCCAGTATATTGAGTAGAAGCAATACAAGGTTGGAATAATGCTAGGAGAACTAGAAAACATGCAGGGTATTTCAACTGAATGCAACCCCAGTTTCCCATAGCTGAATAGAAATTTATGAATTGAGAATTTTAATCATGAAATAAACAAGAAGATTGACTTACCTAAATTGGGTAATCTGATCAGGAAATTGTACAAGGACatgatcaaataaaacaaaaaaagaatggAGAGCTTAACTTTTATCCAAAGAGTTTTTGTATTTTGGGCAACAGCAATATGAAAACCAGAAAAATTGGAtaagcaaaaataaaataaatattgagGCATGAATGGTACTCCGTAATTGAATGGGTGCACTCAGTTTAGTCAGAGAGAAAATCTGGACATTTAACAACTAACAACCCCACAAAGTTGAAGTCTTTATGTTGTTGAACACAAGTCAAAGATAGAAATTGAAGTGCAAGTAGCCAAAATAGAAACACCATCGACAAGCTAAGTAGTGCATCCTCCATTTCCCATTATATAATTATCTATCCATTTAACTCttcatttttttatattatcCAAAGTTAGTCACACAACTAGGAGATTTGCTCTTGGGTATGGGCGTTAAGGCTTGTATCTGTACATTATAAATTCTTAAGTTATTATTCATACGAGCTCAACGTAGTAACGGTACGTTGTCCGTTAAAGAGTTACTCCGTAGGATACAAGAGTGGCGTAGCTAGGATTTTTGTAATAAGGGGGTCAGATCTTACAATATGTATGTACATTTGTACTACCGTTATGCACGTATAATCTCcaaaactaaaacaaacaaatattaGATGAGTGTGACTAGTCTTTCtttgaaaaataaacaaaaaggtGTGTAAAACTAAAACACACCATTTGTACAGTTCTAGATAAATGGTCATAccagtaaataaaaaaaagcgAAATAAATGTTCACACCAGATGAAAAGACAAACAATATTCAAAAGTGCAACATACAGGAGTTGAACTTGAGAGTTGAAAGCAAAAGTGAAGATTTATCCACCCACCCGAACCAACTCCGCTACAACAAAACTAGAACATATTACTCCGTACTTGTACTTAGGTCTACCGTGCATCCTgtcacattttctccttacatATGAAGAAAAAATGTGATAGAGACTACCCATaggcaaaaaaatatttttggatGCACAGTGCACCCGAGtgtacctaataattttcacaaCAAAACAATTGATAAAATATGAAACttttaataaataacttaaaccagGGGGAGACATGACCCACcccaaacctgttcttttgGTTGAATTTCAGGAAATTTAATTTAGATTATTATCGTTGCTACTTTTTTGTTGTTATTATTTAATActattattaatatattatttttataccattattatttatttatttacttactTATTTATGATCATcatgtttattatttataatttatactaataatctgttattaattttctattaTTGTAGTGTTGTTAATAATTGTCTATTATTATGTACTTCATCCCTGAGTTTTAGGTGATAATTGGATGTAtgattatcaattgttattttattgaaaaagtagatgtatAAGAGTTAGtcggatattttttttaattgaatgataAAGGGTGTGGGGACCAAAAAAAATTGTGGAAAGATAGAGATAATATAATAATGTGGGGGTAATTCCTAATTTCTAATCTGGGATGgtcgaaaaaaataaaagtataACAACTAATCTATGACGGATAgagtattatttatttcaatttaGTTCAGCACAACTCTAAAAATCAGGTCTTAGTTGATTAGCGCAAATTTGATGGTGCAGGCGTGCGCACCGTGCTCTAGGTGCACCGGAAACAAAACGACataaaaaacacataaaacgcgcgtgtttcattaaatcccgggaacaaaagaacattttccttgaacaaaagaacaatacccttgaacaaaagaacattaaaggctcGATCTGTTCTTTTCAGCTCTGTATTTCGCGTTTTTTATTCGATTTGCTTTTTTCTTGCGATATATATTCTGCtagattttatgttttgaactcaaattgtgaagaggagagagaaagtatgaaCTAGGTTTTCTAAAATGGTTCTTAGAGATATAAAGTGGTGAAAATTCCCAAAATTTCGatgatttttctgcttcaacatcaaattaaatcgattcttcttcttcaaatctgaattctgcagctgataatcagattttgggaggtaatttttcaattttgaaataataaattctaagttttgatgattttgattttgtaataactgtgtgtttgattattttcattgttttgatgattttgtttttgtaacaatcgagttttgatgattttaatgaatcaaattatgtaacaacacgctgatttcgttgaaatcgctgattttgaagatttggattatataattacgatttttttccagaaaagaacagttttacgtattaaaagaacatatgctcgtattaaaagaacagtttctttatgctcgtattaaaagaacagtttcattatagtagaaaagtagaccatttgcgtttcataatttgttctttcattctattgtgttcttcttttttattattttcaatttcatttgcgtttcataacttgttctttttattttattgtgttatttttcttcttactttttatttatcctttgttcttttggttacgttctttttcttggttttatacatgttaacctattatttttcagatattatgaataatgtgcttgataattcataacagaatgatgaaaatgatgaaaatgatgattccgaatcatatattattgttggacaaggtacttgacttgttcttttagtctctctatttgttcttttagtcttttcatttgttctttttataatattctgttaaaagaacaaaataaaaacacgtgcatagttctcattatgcactctttaagaatttttcctttctccttctcagttattctttgattctactttctatttttttttcattttctatttttcagcaactatatatatataataattgtacttatgaatcataaccattagtcattttataaatacattttagagagagaaagaggagaggatttatattctctcaacataagagagattttttgagagagaaagagtgagatggtgagtgaaagagtaaaaaatatattttctccttattctctctctaaaattccttctgaaTGTTTCTCCTTGGTTGAAAAATGAGTcaattaagaaaaacactagTTCAATTTGGCTAGTTTTCGAAGCAAGAGAATATCTGCAGAGGGTGATATTTTCCGAGGATTGAGAtcagtttttgaagatttattaaaagatattgatgctcctgataaatgttgatcaagtgtttaaggtacgtttccttgttctttcctctaatgttcttttaaaattgtaatgttcttttcacaactttacttttactgtggcatcaacatagtttgttcttttaaatcaacatagtttgttcttttatatcaacgtacatagattgttaaaaaaggaacatataatggtttgaaagaacacataacacttaaaaaagaacatagtctgattcgtggtaaaagaacaaaaatatttttaaaaaaaatatagatttagttttaagtgcatcaaaaaatcgtcgtttcgtctttttttaattagaacatgaaatcgtttgaatagaacaaataacacttaataaaagaacatagatctgatgcgttggataagaacaaaaatacatttaaataaaaatatagatctagttttaagtgcatcaaaatatcgtcgtttttgtctttttaattagaacactaagtggtttgaaaagaacaaatacaactaataaaagaacatagatttgttgttcttttcgtccctttcattctgttcttttgtttgataaggaaaaaaaatgcatgttgttctttttcatgtgttttgttctcttgttctttttttgttgtctttttcttaaatttttttgagtttttgttattttatttttcttttgattttattctttgtgttttctaaaaaagttgttctttttttaattattttgtgttctttttttaattattttgtgttctttttaactttttaatttttttactgaAGAGGAATACAAGGCAATAAAAAAGGGTAGTCCAAAATTTTAAGTTAATCAAGGTCAATGATTGCTAATGTCTCCTAGAAATCTAGAAATTAGAATCCACACCATAAGATCGATGATTGCTAATGTCTACTAGAACCCACATCATAGTACTATGACATAATGACAAATTTGAAAGTATGGTTTTGAGAAATACTCCGCATAAATAATTTCAGTACGATAACTTAGAAATAAATTACTCCGTACCAAGTATAAACAACTTGAAGCAACCATCCTCCTAATGTCACTAACAGTGTGTGCAAATTCATCTCTGGTTAGGGGTCCTTGTATTATAGATCTAAGTGAACCTTTTTCTGTCCAATTATCTAACCAAAGGTTGATCTGGGTTCCATCCCCTATACACCAAGCAGTAAGGTCCTTGTACATGTTCCACCCCTTTCCAACATTTTGCCAAATATGAGACCCTTTTGAGAAAGGGGCAGGGTAAGGTCTATTATCAACATACTTTTCCTTGATTAGGCTACTGGCTAGGTTTTTCCCTGTGTTAAATTTCCAGCAGAGTTTAGTCATTAGCACTTTATTCATCATTACAGCTGATCTAACACTAAGCCCTCCTACTTCTAATGGTCCACAGGCCTTGAGCCAAGCTACAAGGTGGGTTTTCTTTTTCTGGGGTTCTGAATCCCATAGAAAATTAGCACAAGCTTGGTCAATAGTCTGGAGGGTTTTCTTTGGTAAGTACAGAATTTGCATAGAGTAATTTGCTATGGTGGTCAAGGTGGACTTTATAAGTACTAACCTACCAGCTTTGCTGAGGCATTTAGCCTTCCAGGAGGCcagtttgtttttaattttcctGCAAATGTCTAAGGTTTGGTTCTTGGTTGGCCTTTTGTCTGTCAAGGGGAACCCTAGGTATGTTCCTAAATCAGGGCTTGGTTGTACCTCTAGAGTGTTACAGAATAGATCTTTCTGGTTTTGGGGGGTGTGTTTGGAAAAATAGATCTTGCTCTTAGAGTTATTCATTTTTTGGCCAGAGCAGTCCCAGAAGTTCCTAAGGACCTCCTTCATGCCACTGAGAGTTTTGGCAGAAGTATCTCCAAACAGACGcagatcatctgcaaacatcaaatGGGTGATGGGGATGCCATTTCTCTTCAAGTAGAAGGGTTTCCAGTTTTCCTTAGAGGCAGCCTCACTAATCATATCAGCTAAGTACTCCATGCAAATAATGAAAACATATGGGGATATTGGATCTCCTTGTCTGATTCCTCTAGTGGTTTTAAAGGAGGGGGAGGGCTTTCCATTTACAATGATAGATGTTGCAGGAGAGGCAATGCAATTAAGAATGAGGTCTGTGGAATTTCTATCAAAGCCTTTCCTTGCTAAACAAAACCTAATGAAGTTCCACTCCAGCCTATCATAAGCTTTTTCAAGATCTATCTTAAGAGCAAACCACCCAGACTTCCCTTTTTTGGTTTTCATGGAGTGTAAAATTTCAGAAGCTGCAATGTAATTAACTTCACAGCCCCTTCCAGGTAGGAAACTATTCTGATTTGGGGAGATGATGTCCTTCAAAAGAGGTCTGATTCTGTTGACTAAtatttttgacactattttaTAGCTGGCATTACACAGGCTTATGGGCCTAAATTGCTTTATGGTCTCTGGTAGAGCAGTCTTGGGTATAATGCAGATAGTGGTATCATTAATGGACTGGGGAAAGGTTTTGGTCTGCAGTACATTATCCACATACTTATATAGGTCTTTCCACAAAACACCTCAGTGTTGTTGGTAGAAGTGGGCATGAAAGCCATCTATACCTGGGGCCTTAAGGGGACCTAGGTCAAACACAGCTCTCCCAACTTCTTCAATATTGGTGGCATGGTCAATACTGATTTCATTGGAGTAATGGTGGTTTTCACAGGGGGGGATGGTCTGTTCAGAGGTGAAGAGGGTGGTAAAGTAGCTGACAATATGGGGCACTAGATCTTTCCCTTGGATATCCTGACCCACTTCTGACCTAAGGCTAGTGATTttattccttcttcttcttatgATGACAGACTTCTGGAAATAGCTAGTGTTTTTGTCCCCATTTTCAATCCAACTAGTTCTAGCCCTAGCCATCCAGAAGGCTTCCTCTTGCTCATAAATGAGACCTAGCTCATTAGAGAGGTCCTCATTTAAGTCCAAGAGGTGCTTATTGGTTGGCTTGTGTTCTAGAGCTCGTTGGATACCCATGATTCTAGCACACAAGACTttcctttttttgaaaatatttccTATATTGTCCTTAACCCAAGAAGACATGGTTTTGGAGATATTATTGAGTTTACTAACCAAGTCAAAATTATCAGCATTTAGGTTTTCATCCACCATGGTTGAGAAACCTGGTTCAGCATACCATAAAGGTTCCATTTTGAAAACATTTTGGTGACCATGATTTTGCAAACCAGTATTTTCCGTTATTAGCTTAATTGGATTATGGTCAGAAGCTTCTCTAGGCAATGTAATTACAGTAGAGTTAGGAAACAGACTAAGCCAGTGCATATTTACCCAAGCCCTATCAAGTCTTTGGTAAATGGGTTTATCTTTCTGTTTATTAAACCAAGTAAATTAAACCTGCTACCCACACAGCCAGCATCAACTAGCCCACATTCATTCATGGCATCAGAATATCTATCTGCCCTATGTTGTTTGATCAAATTGCCCCCCAGTTTCTCTGATTGACAAGTGACTTCATTAAAATCTCCCATTACTACCCAAGGAACTGTtatttgtttagacatgtctatTAGGTCATGCCAAGTTTCTAATCTACTTTTGTACTTGGTACTAGCATACACAGCAGATAAGCAAAAACTAAAAGGGGGGGAAGTGTTTACCTCCACAATACCATGAATAGTATGCAGATCCCTTCCAATCATCTGAAAGTTGATGAAGTCAGGGTTCCACATAACTATGATCCCACCAGCGAGGCCATAGGGTTCAGCTAGCACATACTTTTCAAAGGGAGTTTTCTTCATGATTCTTGCAGTGTTTTTGGGGCTGGTTTTGGTTTCAGTTAGTATTAGGATTTGGGGAAGGTGCTCTTTAAAGAGATGGCGGATATTGGATTGGAATCCCCGGCGGGCAATTCCTCTGCAGTTCCAAGCAACTATTATCATGGGATCAGGTGTTTTCCGAGTTCTGGAGAACTCCTTGAACTTCCTGTTGGTCAGAGGGTCTATCTTGTGTATGAACTCGTTGTTCCTCCTGCTCCATAGGGTCTCCTTCCTTGCCATGAATTCCAGTTCCATCTCGCAGTCCCCTTCTTCCACCTCCTTCACTATTATCACTTTGATTTCCACTTGGTTGAACTTCTCCGTTGTCGCAAGTACCATCAGTGCATTTGTTGTCTCCCCAAAGGTTCCCTTGATCGGGTTCCTTGCTGACAACGGCCAAGTCCTCCTGACTTGAGGTAGCACTGGGATTGGGTCGCACATAAATTCCAGCTCTGGTGGTACTATGAACTGCCCCTTCTGTGCCTCCTTGCTTAGCATCCACCAGCGCAGAAATTTCTCCAAAACAG
This sequence is a window from Spinacia oleracea cultivar Varoflay chromosome 1, BTI_SOV_V1, whole genome shotgun sequence. Protein-coding genes within it:
- the LOC110786751 gene encoding probable polygalacturonase At3g15720; protein product: MGDLCVEPKALCLANCNGLELKGLTHVDSPKCHISISGCNNSIISNLHILAPENSPNTDGIDIVSSSHLHISDSIIQTGDDCIAIGSETSWINITGITCGPGHGISIGSLGKDGEIARVEEIHVRNCTFNGSLNGARIKTWQGGKGYARNIIFEEIPLIEVGNPIIIDQYYCNGDHTKCATSAEKSAVAVTGVSYRGFHGTSTTAAAISLNCSNTVACTGIVMESIDIKSSNGSNDTFAFCINAHGKQSGVSPQVPCLTP
- the LOC130465600 gene encoding uncharacterized protein, with the translated sequence MIIVAWNCRGIARRGFQSNIRHLFKEHLPQILILTETKTSPKNTARIMKKTPFEKYVLAEPYGLAGGIIVMWNPDFINFQMIGRDLHTIHGIVEVNTSPPFSFCLSAVYASTKYKSRLETWHDLIDMSKQITVPWVVMGDFNEVTCQSEKLGGNLIKQHRADRYSDAMNECGLVDAGCVGSREASDHNPIKLITENTGLQNHGHQNVFKMEPLWYAEPGFSTMVDENLNADNFDLVSKLNNISKTMSSWVKDNIGNIFKKRKVLCARIMGIQRALEHKPTNKHLLDLNEDLSNELGLIYEQEEAFWMARARTSWIENGDKNTSYFQKSVIIRRRRNKITSLRSEVGQDIQGKDLVPHIVSYFTTLFTSEQTIPPCENHHYSNEISIDHATNIEEVGRATKTFPQSINDTTICIIPKTALPETIKQFRPISLCNASYKIVSKILVNRIRPLLKDIISPNQNSFLPGRGCEVNYIAASEILHSMKTKKGKSGWFALKIDLEKAYDRLEWNFIRFCLARKGFDRNSTDLILNCIASPATSIIVNGKPSPSFKTTRGIRQGDPISPYVFIICMEYLADMISEAASKENWKPFYLKRNGIPITHLMFADDLRLFGDTSAKTLSGMKEVLRNFWDCSGQKMNNSKSKIYFSKHTPQNQKDLFCNTLEVQPSPDLGTYLGFPLTDKRPTKNQTLDICRKIKNKLASWKAKCLSKAGRLVLIKSTLTTIANYSMQILYLPKKTLQTIDQACANFLWDSEPQKKKTHLVAWLKACGPLEVGGLSVRSAVMMNKVLMTKLCWKFNTGKNLASSLIKEKYVDNRPYPAPFSKGSHIWQNVGKGWNMYKDLTAWCIGDGTQINLWLDNWTEKGSLRSIIQGPLTRDEFAHTVSDIRRMVASSCLYLYYDVGSSRH
- the LOC110786766 gene encoding G-type lectin S-receptor-like serine/threonine-protein kinase SD2-5 produces the protein MGNWGCIQLKYPACFLVLLALFQPCIASTQYTGIILPEFQASEMSHIDNNGLFLLSNDSAFAFGFKPTKDATLFLLVIIHRDSSTVVWTANTASPVANSDNFVFGADGSVSLLSRGKAVWKPDTGGKPVSVIELQDSGNLVLFGSDNSTIIWESFKYPTNTLLSNQDFVQGMQLSSIPDLTKSNLTYVLDIKSGDMILSSGYNTPQTYWSMRKERRKIINKDGGVVNSARIESNSWKFYDQNKVLLCQIVLSSNHNARNLTWVAVLRNDGFLALYTLGNGPSRVGSNSPLRIPSDQCGTPEACGKYLACSGNRCRCPSGLAYSRSCNAAMSDHPCGNPDESFDLVNVGDGISYFALEFTQPSMKTNLDVCQASCASNCTCLGLIFDKTLHHCFLFDWIGSFISDPSSKYSVYVKVSKNTVVGEGSSRNHSKHLGIIITIVFLTMIVVGVVCGGYRYLMRKAKVIESLLVETSEDDSFFGTLSGMPVRYSYKFLQEATSNFSLKLGQGGFGSVYQGKLPDGTIFAVKKLEGVGQGVKEFRAEVSTIGSIHHIHLVKLKGFCTEGSHRLLAYELMENGSLDKWIFKRNQDNDFVLDWLKRFNIAVGTAKGLAYLHEDCQVKIVHCDIKPENVLLDQHFVAKVSDFGLAKLMTREQSHVFTILRGTRGYLAPEWITNYAISEKSDVYSYGLVLLEIIGGRKNYDPSLPSEKSHFPAYALKMMEEGNLREILDSSLEYEPNEKSVGTAIKVALWCIQEDMSMRPPMTTVVQMLEGICPVPHPPTSSLTGTGFSPNLYTLTGTGSGCSSGPSAVQLSGPR